The following are encoded in a window of Alphaproteobacteria bacterium genomic DNA:
- a CDS encoding formyltransferase, which produces MPGIVVFAYSEVGHACLDELLKRGHDVRLVATHADDPGENKWFRSVAERAREAGIETTILEAKDGPWLENRVAELAPDLILSAYYRRMIPMRILDRAARGAVNMHGSYLPKYRGRAPANWAILHGETQIGVTLHHMVKRADAGDIVDQEAVDIGPEETTADVTVKCVAAARRVLARQIDALLAGTAPRIPQDESQATYFGGRKPEDGRIDWTKKAADIVNLVRAVSEPYPGAFSDVSGKRLFVWRAKAVPGQGKPGTLISAVPPVIASGQGAVQLMRWNWADQPKAEAGGLGLETGASLG; this is translated from the coding sequence ATGCCGGGCATCGTCGTTTTCGCGTATTCCGAAGTCGGGCATGCGTGCCTCGACGAGTTGTTGAAGCGCGGCCACGACGTGCGCCTCGTCGCCACGCATGCGGACGATCCGGGCGAGAACAAGTGGTTCCGCTCGGTCGCCGAGCGCGCGCGCGAAGCGGGGATCGAGACCACGATCCTCGAAGCCAAGGACGGGCCGTGGCTCGAAAACCGCGTCGCCGAGTTGGCACCCGATCTGATCCTCTCCGCCTATTACCGGCGGATGATTCCGATGCGCATTCTCGATCGCGCCGCGCGTGGGGCGGTCAATATGCACGGTTCGTATCTACCCAAATATCGCGGCCGCGCGCCGGCGAATTGGGCGATCTTGCATGGCGAGACGCAGATCGGCGTGACGCTCCATCATATGGTGAAGCGCGCCGACGCGGGCGACATCGTCGATCAGGAAGCGGTCGATATCGGCCCCGAAGAGACGACCGCCGACGTCACCGTCAAATGTGTGGCCGCCGCCCGCCGGGTTTTGGCGCGGCAGATCGATGCGCTATTGGCCGGGACCGCACCGCGCATTCCGCAAGACGAGTCCCAGGCGACGTATTTCGGCGGCCGCAAGCCGGAGGACGGGCGGATCGATTGGACGAAGAAGGCCGCCGATATCGTCAATCTGGTGCGCGCGGTGTCCGAGCCTTATCCCGGCGCGTTCAGCGATGTAAGCGGCAAGCGCCTGTTCGTCTGGCGCGCCAAAGCCGTGCCGGGGCAAGGCAAGCCCGGCACGCTGATTTCGGCCGTTCCGCCGGTGATCGCTTCGGGGCAGGGCGCGGTTCAGCTGATGCGCTGGAACTGGGCGGACCAGCCCAAAGCCGAGGCCGGGGGGCTGGGGCTGGAAACGGGCGCCTCTCTGGGCTAG
- a CDS encoding bifunctional UDP-4-keto-pentose/UDP-xylose synthase, with protein MSLKVLILGVNGFIGSNLSKRILETTDWSIYGMDVQRDKIEEFLGNPRFNYVEGDITINREWIQYHVKKCDVVLPLVAIATPISYVREPLRVFELDFEANLAIIRDCVKWNKRVVFPSTSEVYGMSADTPFDEEHSNFVLGPTGKQRWIYSCSKQLLDRVIHAYGLEGKLRYTLFRPFNWIGPKLDNIWAAKEGSSRVLTQFVGNIVRGENISLVAGGAQRRCFLYIDDAIDCLVRIIANKDGCADQRIFNIGEPKNDCSVRELAEALLDEIALYKGFDDVRKKVKLIDVDPGAYYGKGYEDIQVRVPSVAAAEKYLGWRPTTDLRTALRLTLDYYLLSKSQDAGDLSSSPVQ; from the coding sequence GTGAGCCTCAAAGTCCTGATTCTCGGCGTCAACGGATTCATCGGTTCGAATCTGTCGAAACGTATCCTCGAGACGACCGACTGGTCGATCTACGGCATGGACGTGCAGCGCGACAAGATCGAGGAGTTCCTCGGCAATCCGCGCTTCAACTACGTCGAAGGTGACATCACGATCAATCGCGAATGGATCCAGTACCACGTCAAGAAATGCGACGTGGTCCTGCCGCTGGTCGCGATCGCCACGCCGATTTCCTATGTGCGCGAACCGCTGCGCGTCTTCGAACTCGATTTCGAAGCGAATCTCGCGATCATTCGCGACTGCGTGAAGTGGAACAAGCGCGTCGTGTTCCCGTCGACGTCGGAAGTCTACGGCATGTCGGCCGACACGCCGTTCGACGAGGAGCATTCGAATTTCGTGCTCGGGCCCACGGGCAAGCAGCGCTGGATCTATTCCTGCTCCAAGCAATTGCTCGACCGCGTGATCCACGCCTACGGCCTCGAAGGCAAGCTGCGCTACACGCTGTTCCGCCCGTTCAACTGGATCGGGCCCAAGCTCGACAATATCTGGGCGGCGAAGGAAGGCTCCTCGCGCGTGCTGACGCAGTTCGTCGGCAATATCGTGCGCGGCGAGAATATCAGCCTGGTCGCCGGCGGCGCCCAGCGCCGTTGCTTCCTTTATATCGACGACGCGATCGATTGCCTCGTGCGCATCATCGCCAACAAGGACGGCTGCGCCGACCAGCGCATCTTCAATATCGGCGAGCCGAAGAACGATTGCTCGGTGCGCGAATTGGCCGAAGCGCTGCTCGACGAGATCGCGCTCTATAAGGGCTTCGACGACGTGCGCAAGAAGGTGAAGCTGATCGACGTCGATCCCGGCGCCTATTACGGCAAGGGCTACGAGGATATTCAAGTCCGCGTGCCCTCGGTCGCGGCGGCGGAGAAATATCTCGGCTGGCGCCCGACGACCGATCTGCGCACCGCGTTGCGCCTGACGCTCGACTATTATCTTCTGTCGAAGTCGCAGGACGCGGGCGATCTCTCGTCCTCGCCGGTGCAATGA
- a CDS encoding 4-deoxy-4-formamido-L-arabinose-phosphoundecaprenol deformylase: MTGRPRLAIKIDVDTDRGTREGIAPLARALEKHNILGTFLFSMGPDNTGRAIKRIFRPGFFAKVSRTSVVQVYGLRTLMNGVLLPGPDIAKRNANMMRAIALSGHETGIHCWDHVFWQDGLATMSLERTRHEFAKAREAYVRVFGHAARTAGSAGWQADAKSLEAYDEARLDYASDARGTEPFIPRVGDKVFRTIQIPTTLPTLDELLGRPEYPEAELVDRYLGWLKPGALNTLTVHAELEGMRYAGWFEALLAKAAARDVEFVNLAAEAKKLDPAKLPVAELIQGTVDGRSGTMAVQAP, from the coding sequence ATGACGGGGCGCCCGCGCCTCGCCATCAAGATCGACGTCGATACCGACCGGGGGACGCGCGAAGGTATCGCACCCCTGGCGCGCGCGCTCGAAAAGCACAACATCCTCGGCACGTTCCTGTTCTCGATGGGGCCGGACAATACGGGCCGCGCGATCAAGCGCATTTTCCGCCCCGGCTTCTTCGCCAAGGTCAGCCGCACCAGCGTCGTCCAGGTTTACGGTCTACGCACGCTGATGAACGGCGTGCTGCTGCCGGGGCCCGACATCGCCAAGCGCAACGCCAATATGATGCGCGCGATCGCATTGTCGGGTCACGAGACCGGCATCCATTGCTGGGATCATGTCTTCTGGCAGGATGGCTTGGCGACGATGAGCTTGGAGCGCACGCGCCACGAATTCGCCAAGGCGCGCGAAGCCTATGTGCGCGTGTTCGGCCATGCCGCGCGCACGGCGGGCTCGGCGGGCTGGCAGGCCGACGCCAAAAGCCTCGAGGCGTATGACGAAGCGCGGCTCGACTACGCCTCCGACGCGCGCGGGACGGAACCATTCATTCCGCGTGTGGGCGACAAGGTGTTCCGCACGATCCAGATCCCGACGACCTTGCCGACATTGGACGAACTTCTCGGCCGTCCGGAATATCCGGAAGCCGAGTTGGTCGATCGCTATCTCGGTTGGCTGAAGCCGGGCGCCCTCAACACGCTGACCGTCCATGCCGAGCTCGAAGGCATGCGCTACGCCGGGTGGTTCGAGGCCTTGCTGGCGAAGGCCGCCGCGCGCGATGTGGAATTCGTCAATCTCGCGGCCGAGGCCAAAAAGCTCGATCCCGCGAAGCTGCCGGTCGCCGAATTGATCCAGGGTACGGTCGATGGAAGGTCCGGGACGATGGCCGTCCAGGCCCCCTAA